GCGAACGCGTCGATTCTCAGTTCCTCCCGGGCGGTGTACGCGCTCAGCAGGGACGCGCTCCTGCCGTCGCGGGCCGGCCGAGTGAACCTCCGGTACGGCACCCCGCACGTCGCGCTCGGGATGGCGGGCGTCCCCGTTCTCGCGCTCGTCGCGCTCGGCCGCGTCGAGGTACTCGCCGAGGTGGCGTCGTTCCTCCACCTCGTGATGTACGGTCTCGTCTGCGTCGCGCTGGTCGTGCTCCGCCGCCGCGACCCGGACTGGTACGACCCCGACTTTCGGGTGCCCGGCCACCCCGTCGTCCCGCTGGTCGGCGCCGCCGCGTCGTTCGCGATGCTGCTGTTCATGCAGCCGCTCTCGCAGGCGGTCGGCGTCGCGCTGATGCTCGCCGCAGTCGCGTGGTACGGCTACTACGCCCGGGACGTCGACCTCTCGGGGGTGAGCGCGTGATGCGCGTGCTCGTTCCGGTGCGCGTGCTCCGCGGCGAGTCCGTGCCGCCCGGCGTCGCCGAACTGCTCGCGCCGACCGACGTGGTCGTCCTCGGCTACCACGTGCTCCCCGAGCAGACGCCGCCCGAGCAGGGACGCGACCAGTTCGAGGAGCGCGCCACCGCCGCCCTCGAAGACGCCGCCGACGCGTTCCGCGAGGCCGGCGCGAGCGTCGAGACGGTGCTCGCGTTCACGAACGACGGCGACGCCACGGTCGACCGCACCGCCGCCGAACGGGACGCGGACGCCGTCGTCCACCTCAATCCGGCCACGGATGCCGACGACCTGCTCGTGCCGCTCGTGGCCGGCACCGACCTCGACCGGCTTTCGGGCGTCGTCGCGGCGCTCGCCGCCGATCGCGACGTGTCCGTGACGACGCTGACGGCGCCCGAGACGCCGGGCGACGTGCCGTCGGCCAGCGACGCCGCCGGCGCGATTCGAGACGCGGGCGTGCCCGCCGGCCGCATCACCACGCTCGAGCGCGAGACGGGCGGCGTCGTGGACGCCGTCGCGGACATCGGCCGCGAGTACGACGCCGTCGTCGTGAGCGAGCCGACGCCGACGCTCAGGGAATTCCTGTTCGGGGAACTCGAGGACCGCATCGCTGCCGAAGGCCTCGGGCCAGTGGTCGTCGTGCGGTCGCCGTCCGACGAATCAGGCGACGACGCGCCCGACGAGGGGGCGTGAGAGAGCCGAGAGGTAACGCGAGAGTAGATGGCGAAACCGGGGCGGCGAGTCAGAAGTCGGGGAGGTCGTCGGGCGCGTCGTAGTCAGCCTCCCAGTCCACGTAGTCGTCTTTCAGGACGCGGGAGACCTCGGCGCCGAGTTCGGCGAGCGCGGCGTTGATGCCGGAGACGGTGCCCCACGAGTCCAAATCGGCGTGGATGTCGCGCTCGCGCCAGTTCTCGGGGAGGCCGGGCGCGTGGTAGCCGACGCGGTCCGCGAAGTCGTCCCAGAAGAAGTCGAACTGGTCGAACAGGCCGAGGTCGACGGCCACGTCGA
The nucleotide sequence above comes from Halobacterium litoreum. Encoded proteins:
- a CDS encoding universal stress protein is translated as MRVLVPVRVLRGESVPPGVAELLAPTDVVVLGYHVLPEQTPPEQGRDQFEERATAALEDAADAFREAGASVETVLAFTNDGDATVDRTAAERDADAVVHLNPATDADDLLVPLVAGTDLDRLSGVVAALAADRDVSVTTLTAPETPGDVPSASDAAGAIRDAGVPAGRITTLERETGGVVDAVADIGREYDAVVVSEPTPTLREFLFGELEDRIAAEGLGPVVVVRSPSDESGDDAPDEGA